In one window of Helianthus annuus cultivar XRQ/B chromosome 17, HanXRQr2.0-SUNRISE, whole genome shotgun sequence DNA:
- the LOC118489123 gene encoding glucan 1,4-alpha-maltotetraohydrolase-like encodes MLFKCQHTVVTFRKLSPSPLSVAQWPLHPRILCVQFSIPDYVRVSKDCRHLLSHIFVANPSKGHWPFPRDKLMQGYAYILTHPGTPVIFYDHFYDFGLLDVITGLIEARKRAGIPPIQPIILSCSITHIISTGRFHVVNC; translated from the exons TCACCATCACCACTAAGTGTCGCTCAATGGCCACTGCACCCG AGAATCCTATGTGTTCAGTTCTCGATACCTGATTATGTGCGTGTTTCCAAAGATTGTAGACACCTCCTTTCTCATATCTTTGTTGCTAACCCATCCAAG GGTCATTGGCCGTTCCCACGAGATAAGCTTATGCAAGGATATGCATACATCTTAACCCATCCCGGAACG CCTGTGATATTTTACGACCATTTTTATGATTTTGGGCTCCTTGATGTTATAACGGGATTAATCGAGGCAAGAAAACGGGCTGGGATCCCTCCGATACAGCCTATTATTCTATCATGCTCTATCACACATATTATAAGTACTGGCAGGTTCCATGTGGTGAATTGCTAA
- the LOC118489124 gene encoding 3-oxoacyl-[acyl-carrier-protein] reductase 4-like isoform X1, with amino-acid sequence MEKPSIASVSPIFMASFSTSKYPSISCKYDVVRKVPYCSKNVSSIQLQHRFSYSPRVSFSSFGIQAQVATTEQVNIDATKTVEAPVVIVTGASRGIGKAIALALGKAGCKVLVNYVKSSKEAEVVCRQIEGMGGQALAFRGDVSKEPEVASMIETAVNAWGTVDVLINNAGIVRDTLLMKMKTSQWKEVIDLNLTGVFLCTQEAAKIMMEKKKGRIINITSVVGLVGNVGQANYSAAKAGVIGFTKSAAKEYSTRGINVNAIAPGFIVSELTVNLREDIKQAYMEKIPLGRYGQPEEVAGLVEFLALNPAAGYMTGQVFTKPESCCIVLTIDGGMVM; translated from the exons ATGGAGAAACCTTCCATTGCTTCTGTATCTCCAATCTTCATGGCTTCTTTCTCCACTTCCAAATACCCCTCTATTTCATGCAAGTACGACGTAGTTCGGAAAGTTCCATATTGCAGCAAGAATGTGTCTTCAATTCAGCTTCAACATCGTTTTAGTTATTCGCCTAGAGTTTCATTTTCTTCATTTG GTATACAAGCTCAGGTGGCTACTACTGAACAAGTAAACATTGATGCAACAAAAACAGTGGAAGCTCCTGTCGTTATTGTGACCGGAGCTTCTAGAGGCATTGGTAAAGCAATTGCTCTAGCTTTAGGCAAAGCTGGTTGTAAG GTTCTGGTTAATTATGTGAAGTCATCTAAGGAAGCAGAAGTAGTTTGTAGACAg ATTGAGGGAATGGGTGGTCAAGCACTTGCATTCAGGGGAGATGTTTCAAAAGAACCAGAAGTTGCATCTATGATCGAAACT GCAGTTAATGCTTGGGGGACTGTTGATGTATTGATCAACAATGCAG GGATTGTAAGGGATACTTTGTTGATGAAGATGAAGACATCTCAATGGAAGGAGGTTATCGATTTGAATCTCACTGGCGTATTCCTATGTACACAG GAAGCTGCCAAGATTATGATGGAGAAGAAAAAG GGAAGAATAATCAATATAACATCTGTTGTCGGTCTGGTTGGCAATGTCGGGCAAGCCAACTATAGTGCTGCAAAGGCCGGAGTAATTGGATTTACTAAATCCGCAGCAAAAGAATACTCGACCAGAGGCATAAAT GTGAATGCTATTGCCCCCGGATTCATCGTATCTGAATTGACTGTGAACCTCAGGGAAGACATCAAGCAAGCTTACATGGAAAAAATCCCCTTGG GAAGGTATGGGCAGCCGGAAGAAGTTGCCGGGCTTGTTGAATTTTTGGCTCTCAATCCGGCGGCTGGTTACATGACTGGACAGGTTTTTACGAAACCTGAATCTTGTTGCATT GTGCTTACCATTGATGGAGGAATGGTGATGTGA
- the LOC118489124 gene encoding 3-oxoacyl-[acyl-carrier-protein] reductase 4-like isoform X2 produces MEKPSIASVSPIFMASFSTSKYPSISCKYDVVRKVPYCSKNVSSIQLQHRFSYSPRVSFSSFGIQAQVATTEQVNIDATKTVEAPVVIVTGASRGIGKAIALALGKAGCKVLVNYVKSSKEAEVVCRQIEGMGGQALAFRGDVSKEPEVASMIETAVNAWGTVDVLINNAGIVRDTLLMKMKTSQWKEVIDLNLTGVFLCTQEAAKIMMEKKKGRIINITSVVGLVGNVGQANYSAAKAGVIGFTKSAAKEYSTRGINVNAIAPGFIVSELTVNLREDIKQAYMEKIPLGRYGQPEEVAGLVEFLALNPAAGYMTGQVLTIDGGMVM; encoded by the exons ATGGAGAAACCTTCCATTGCTTCTGTATCTCCAATCTTCATGGCTTCTTTCTCCACTTCCAAATACCCCTCTATTTCATGCAAGTACGACGTAGTTCGGAAAGTTCCATATTGCAGCAAGAATGTGTCTTCAATTCAGCTTCAACATCGTTTTAGTTATTCGCCTAGAGTTTCATTTTCTTCATTTG GTATACAAGCTCAGGTGGCTACTACTGAACAAGTAAACATTGATGCAACAAAAACAGTGGAAGCTCCTGTCGTTATTGTGACCGGAGCTTCTAGAGGCATTGGTAAAGCAATTGCTCTAGCTTTAGGCAAAGCTGGTTGTAAG GTTCTGGTTAATTATGTGAAGTCATCTAAGGAAGCAGAAGTAGTTTGTAGACAg ATTGAGGGAATGGGTGGTCAAGCACTTGCATTCAGGGGAGATGTTTCAAAAGAACCAGAAGTTGCATCTATGATCGAAACT GCAGTTAATGCTTGGGGGACTGTTGATGTATTGATCAACAATGCAG GGATTGTAAGGGATACTTTGTTGATGAAGATGAAGACATCTCAATGGAAGGAGGTTATCGATTTGAATCTCACTGGCGTATTCCTATGTACACAG GAAGCTGCCAAGATTATGATGGAGAAGAAAAAG GGAAGAATAATCAATATAACATCTGTTGTCGGTCTGGTTGGCAATGTCGGGCAAGCCAACTATAGTGCTGCAAAGGCCGGAGTAATTGGATTTACTAAATCCGCAGCAAAAGAATACTCGACCAGAGGCATAAAT GTGAATGCTATTGCCCCCGGATTCATCGTATCTGAATTGACTGTGAACCTCAGGGAAGACATCAAGCAAGCTTACATGGAAAAAATCCCCTTGG GAAGGTATGGGCAGCCGGAAGAAGTTGCCGGGCTTGTTGAATTTTTGGCTCTCAATCCGGCGGCTGGTTACATGACTGGACAG GTGCTTACCATTGATGGAGGAATGGTGATGTGA
- the LOC110921128 gene encoding photosystem II stability/assembly factor HCF136, chloroplastic, with protein MVSPKLLIDSSNPTTLLNSLFTHRQPTFLHSRNFQQPSRTLNTIRASALNRRDFIADTAATAAALSLSPVIGLNSSSVARADTLSEWERVYLPIDPGVVLLDIAFVPDDPSHGFLLGTRQTLLETKDGGSTWVSRSISSAEDEDFNYRFNAISFKGKEGWIVGKPAILLHTSDAGDSWERIPLSAELPGDMVYIKATGEKSAEMVTDEGAIYVTANRGYNWKAAVQETVSATLNRTVSSGISGASYYTGTFNTVNRSPEGNYVAVSSRGNFYLTWEPGQPYWQPHNRAVARRIQNMGWRADGGLWLLVRGGGLYLSKGTGITEEFEEIPVQSRGFGILDVGYRSKEEAWAAGGSGVLLKTTNSGKSWSRDKAADNIAANLYSVKFINDKQGFVLGNDGVLLKYLG; from the exons ATGGTGTCTCCTAAATTACTAATCGATTCTTCAAACCCAACCACACTCCTCAACTCCTTATTCACCCATCGTCAACCCACTTTTCTTCATTCTCGAAACTTCCAACAACCTTCTCGGACCTTAAACACCATCAGAGCCTCTGCACTGAACCGTCGGGACTTCATTGCTGACACCGCCGCTACCGCAGCAGCTCTTTCACTTTCTCCGGTCATTGGATTGAATTCCAGTTCAGTTGCTAGAGCTGATACGCTTTCTGAATGGGAGAGAGTTTATCTTCCGATTGATCCTGGCGTTGTGCTTCTGGATATTGCTTTTGTTCCTGATGATCCTTCTCACG GTTTTCTGTTGGGGACAAGACAAACTCTGTTAGAGACGAAAGATGGGGGGAGCACGTGGGTTTCGCGTTCGATATCTTCAGCTGAAGATGAAGATTTTAATTACAGATTTAATGCCATAAGTTTTAAGGGAAAAGAAGGTTGGATTGTTGGAAAACCAGCAATTCTGTTGCATACTTCAGATGCTGGAGATAGTTGGGAGCGTATACCGTTAAGTGCTGAACTTCCAGGGGACATG GTGTATATAAAGGCAACCGGAGAAAAGAGTGCAGAGATGGTAACTGATGAAGGTGCAATATACGTTACAGCGAACAGAGGCTACAACTGGAAGGCAGCAGTACAAGAAACTGTTTCAGCTACACTTAACAG AACAGTTTCTAGTGGTATTAGTGGTGCTAGTTACTATACAGGCACCTTCAATACCGTGAACCGGTCCCCTGAAGGAAATTATGTTGCTGTTTCCAGTCGAGGTAATTTCTACCTGACTTGGGAACCAGGACAG CCATACTGGCAACCCCATAACCGTGCCGTTGCAAGGAGAATCCAAAACATGGGTTGGAGAGCAGATGGTGGCCTTTGGCTGCTTGTACGTGGTGGCGGTCTTTATCTCAGCAAAGGCACAGGG ATAACCGAGGAGTTTGAAGAAATTCCAGTACAGAGTCGTGGTTTTGGTATTCTCGATGTCGGTTACAGATCAAAG GAGGAAGCTTGGGCAGCTGGAGGCAGCGGGGTCCTTTTGAAAACTACCAACAGTGGAAAGTCATGGAGTCGTGACAAAGCGGCTGATAATATTGCTGCCAATCTTTACTCAGTAAA GTTTATAAACGATAAACAAGGATTCGTGCTAGGAAACGATGGAGTCTTGCTAAAGTATCTTGGATGA
- the LOC110921154 gene encoding uncharacterized protein LOC110921154: MELTSNSKVSSVGNGGVGCIEHTVTKFDTLAGVAIKYGVEVADIKKMNGLTTDLQMFALKSLKIPLPGRHPPSSVISNGYHTQGQTSAEVTSSRRYSDSFSPIRSLRLSSSPQRNISSSISSLREYYGLPPINQKGVTKSFEMTQTNTPLGLHRKSKSENNGFSKICKTGNVPVPNDKGAGSDKSIEKLVRRRKSEVDLNNRSPEDLAVLQSKIANHTTTEPESGAPNMVPLGSRESSMGQVFSGVRKSSSAPTFLQSEINNNNCYNNSPASSSIWPMSILNFTADLQAMSIAAITSPLFDGLSKPPSGRKSKAARD, encoded by the exons ATGGAATTAACATCTAATTCGAAGGTGTCGAGTGTCGGTAATGGTGGTGTCGGTTGTATTGAACATACTGTTACAAAGTTTGATACGCTAGCTGGTGTCGCAATCAAATATGGCGTTGAG GTTGCTGACATTAAGAAGATGAATGGCCTAACAACCGATTTACAAATGTTTGCGCTCAAGTCGCTTAAGATACCATTACCAGGCAGGCATCCGCCATCTTCCGTAATCTCAAATGGATATCATACTCAAGG ACAAACTAGCGCGGAGGTGACCTCCAGCCGTAGATATTCAGATTCATTTAGTCCAATTAGATCATTGAGATTATCATCTTCACCCCAAAGGAACATCTCATCATCAATCAGTTCTTTAAGAGAATATTACGGTCTTCCACCAATCAATCAGAAAGGTGTCACTAAAAGTTTTGAAATGACTCAAACCAACACACCCCTCGGTCTTCACAGGAAGTCAAAAAGTGAAAATAACGGCTTTTCCAAGATTTGTAAAACGGGTAACGTTCCTGTTCCAAACGATAAGGGAGCTGGTTCCGATAAAAGCATTGAAAAGCTAGTAAGAAGGCGTAAATCAGAGGTTGACCTTAACAACCGCTCCCCAGAAGACTTAGCAGTATTGCAGTCGAAAATAGCTAATCATACAACTACTGAACCCGAATCAGGTGCCCCCAACATGGTTCCGTTAGGATCCAGAGAGTCATCAATGGGTCAAGTTTTCAGTGGGGTGAGGAAGTCTTCAAGTGCACCGACTTTTCTACAGTCAgagattaataataataactgtTATAACAATAGCCCGGCTTCATCTTCAATTTGGCCAATGTCTATACTGAATTTCACCGCTGATCTTCAAGCCATGTCCATAGCGGCCATAACAAGTCCACTTTTTGATGGATTGTCAAAGCCACCGAGTGGGAGGAAGAGCAAGGCGGCTCGTGATTAG